From the genome of Pseudoliparis swirei isolate HS2019 ecotype Mariana Trench chromosome 10, NWPU_hadal_v1, whole genome shotgun sequence, one region includes:
- the mtpn gene encoding myotrophin, with translation MGDLMWALKTGDLEEVVAKLVTVEDVNQTLEGGRKPLHYAADFGQTEVVTYLISKGADINAPDKHGLTPLISACFEGHTSCVKVLLEKGADKDQKGPDGISAFEAAENDAIKAMLK, from the exons ATGGGAGATCTGATGTGGGCATTGAAGACCGGGGATCTGGAGGAGGTGGTCGCCAAACTGGTCACG gtCGAAGATGTAAACCAGACCCTGGAGGGTGGGAGGAAGCCGCTCCACTATGCTGCAGACTTTGGTCAGACAGAAGTGGTGACGTACCTAATTTCTAAGGGAGCCGATATTAAT GCTCCGGACAAACACGGGCTCACTCCACTGATCTCTGCCTGTTTTGAGGGTCACACCTCCTGTGTCAAGGTCCTGCTAGAAAag GGAGCCGACAAAGACCAAAAGGGACCGGACGGCATCAGCGCCTTCGAAGCCGCCGAGAACGACGCCATCAAGGCGATGCTCAAGTGA